Within the bacterium genome, the region AGGCTACTCGACGAAAAGCTTTTTCACCACGGTTGATTCGGTTCGCTCACGAAGCGACTCCATAATAGCATCGACCGTAAGGTCATAACGAACTTTCCCGCAATCGAGATACAATCCCCTAAAGTTGCCCTCAACCCTCTCGACCTCGAATTTAGCATTTTCAGAACCCGCTTCAGATACTGCCTTTGCGACCATGTCCGCGAATTCCTTGTCGAAAACTTTTTCGTCCACGGAAACAAGAATTTTGCCACTCTCCACGCCCAACTTGGCTATAAGCTCGGCAAAAAGCTTTTTATACTTATTTTTGGGAAGCTCCTCTATCTTCTTCCTTACAAGCTGGTATAATTTGTCGAGCAACTCGCGCTTCTTCGCAAGTATTTTCTTCGCCGCGACAGACCTTGCATGGTCAATCTGGCGCTGCTTCGTTCGCTCAAGTTCAACTTTGGCTTTTTCCTCAGCTTCGGCAAGTTTCTGAGCTTTATACGCTTCAAACTCATCGAGAAGCTTTTTTGCTTGCTGGCGATATTTTTCGAGTATTTGCTGTGCAGTAGCCTCTGCGTCCTGCTTTATTTTGGATATTATTCCCTCGATGCTCAATTTTTGCCCTCCGCTCAGGACACTCTTGTTGCCATAAGAATGCTTGCGATAAGCCCTAAAAGTGCATAGAACTCCACCAAAACTCCAAGAATTATTGCCTTACCGAACTGTGCGGGGTCTTTCGTGACCAAGCCGACACCACCAGCACACACTTTCCCCTGCCAAATGCCAGAAACCAATCCAGCGAGTCCTGTAGGGATTCCGGCGAAGAATAGCTGCCACCCAGCCTCGATGGACATACCTGGCGTTATTCTACCAAGTATCAATACTGCTATAACTATTCCATATATACCCTGCGTTCCGGGCATAGCCGCAAGAGGTATGAGCCGTCCAAAAAGCTCCGGCCTTTCCTGAAGAGCACCGTTAGCCATTCCACCAACTATTCCTATTCCTATTGACGAGCCTATTCCAGCCAGCACGGCAGCGATGCCGGCACCAAAGAATGCGAGAGCTACAGGGTCCCATCGGAACCAGCCACCGGTCTGCTCAACAGCTTCAGCCTGCGCCATAGTAGCCGACACAGCGAACAAAATTCCTAATCCAATGATCAAGGCTCCCTTCCTCATCGTGCCTCCTTTAGTCCATTTTTCTTATTCCTCTTAAAACTCACTAAATATTAGATTTTACCAAGATGAGCAAGCAAAATTTTCGGAAAATTCGACATTTTAGGTTGTAATACCCAAAATTCATTTGTACATTTCTTGCGGGCTATGAGTACTAAAACGAAAAGATTTTTGATAAATATAATTTTATTTACTCTTTTATTGTCTGCGCTGATATCAGCACTTCAGGCATTTCAATCCCCAAATTCCAAACTCGGCTTTTGGGCCTTTTTCTTTTTAGTATCGCTCGGAATTATTGCATCTTTGTGGCCCTTCCTTATTGAGGCAATCGTATTTAACAGAATAACATACACGAGATTAGTGTTAATTCCTTTTGTGGTAAGCGCTATTCTTTCGGTCCCATATCTTTTCCTAATAAAAAGCTGTTTCCATATGA harbors:
- a CDS encoding V-type ATP synthase subunit K, encoding MAQAEAVEQTGGWFRWDPVALAFFGAGIAAVLAGIGSSIGIGIVGGMANGALQERPELFGRLIPLAAMPGTQGIYGIVIAVLILGRITPGMSIEAGWQLFFAGIPTGLAGLVSGIWQGKVCAGGVGLVTKDPAQFGKAIILGVLVEFYALLGLIASILMATRVS
- a CDS encoding V-type ATP synthase subunit E encodes the protein MSIEGIISKIKQDAEATAQQILEKYRQQAKKLLDEFEAYKAQKLAEAEEKAKVELERTKQRQIDHARSVAAKKILAKKRELLDKLYQLVRKKIEELPKNKYKKLFAELIAKLGVESGKILVSVDEKVFDKEFADMVAKAVSEAGSENAKFEVERVEGNFRGLYLDCGKVRYDLTVDAIMESLRERTESTVVKKLFVE